GGGGTGGCACGGGCCTCGGGAGAGCAGCTCGCGAGGTAGCTGATGGGGTCGGGCCGCACGGGAGCGGTGGCGCACCCGAGCAACTGCGCGGTGGCCACTCCCAGCAAACTGGAGAGCAGCGCGCACCTGCGCGAGCCCGTTTGAGGTGGCGTGGAGGAGGTGTCGGGCGCTTCGGTAGCAAGTGGCGGCATGGGAGGTGTTCCTTTCTCGGAATGCGCCGGAGTGACCGGTGCGGTGGGCTCCGCGCGGAGCAGCATCCACCCTAACCCGAGCACTCCCAATCCGAGGGCCAGCGCGGTCAGACGCCACAGCCGCTTGCTTGTCCTCTCTTCGCGAGCAGGCGGAGCGTTCTCCCGAGGAGGGTCGGAGAGCTCTGGTTCAGCGAGTTCCTCCCGTGGCTCCTCCAACAGGTCCACATCCGGGAACAGTTCCCGTACCCGCGTGCACTCGGAGGGGAGCTGTGCCGGAGCCTGCCAGGCTGCGGTCTGTCCCTCTTCCCCGAGCAGCCGATTCAACTCCTCGCGGACCGCCCCGGCGCTCGGAGGACGTTGGGCAGGTTCCTTCGCCAGCAGCCGCAGGGTCAGCCCGCATAACGACTCAGGGGCACCGGGCGCGAGCCGTCCGGGCTCCAGCGGCGGCGTGGAGGCGATGGTCGCCAGCAACTGCTCCAGTGGCACCCGCGTGCTGAAGGGACGGCAGTTGGTGAGTGTTTCGTACAGCAGTACGCCCACGGCATACAGGTCCGCTGCGGGACGGGCCTCCAGCCGAGCGTCCCGGGGCGGGTCCGCCGAGAGCAGTGCCGCCAGGAAGAGGACGGCCTCGGGTGGTTGGCAATGGAGTGTTCCCGGCGCGAGCCCGTCCGTCAGCGCGCTTGCACACGGTAGGTGGACAGCCCCGAAGTCGATGAGGAAGAGGGCGTCGTCTCCCTCTCGCACCAACAGGTTCTCCGCCTTCACGTCCCGGTGGCAGATGCCCCGCTCGTGCAGCACCTCGAGCGTCTTCAACAGCTCGCACAGCGCGCCCATGGCGCGCTGCAGCGGGACGCGCTTGCGCCAGCGCCAGTCGTGGAAGGTGATCCCGGAAACATGGGGGGTGACGAAATAGGCGTAGCCCTTCTCCGGATCGGGCCACCGGCCCCGCTCGAGTACCGGCAACAGGTGGGGATGCTCCAGGTGTTCCAGGGAGGTCACCTCGCGGCGCATCCAGTCGTCGACCCGATCCTCGTCCTCTTTCGAGGCGGGCCTGGCCGCCATCTTCAACGAATAACGGCGCCCCGCCCGCTCTACCAGGAAGACGAAGGAGAAGCCCCCGACGCCCAACCGGCGCACGATGAGGAAGTCCCGGAGGTGGTGCCCCGGGCGAAGCTGGTGGGGATGCAGTGGCGGGCTCATGGATGCGTCCGCACTTCTTCGAGGGGAAGGGGTTGGAAGGCCCCAGGTGAGTCCTCTCCGTCCAGTGCCAGATCCAGCAGAGAGGCCCCTTCCGGGAGAACACCACTCAGGATGTGGCGCTGACGTACCGGCCCCGCTTCTCCCGAGAACAGGTGCGCGGGCCACTCTAAGAGGACGCCGTCCGCGAGTGTCGCCCGCAGACGCGCTTGGACCAGCCTCCACGGGGATGAGCCTTTCTTGCGGCTACGCATGGCCACGGTGGCGAAGAAGCGCCGCTCCACCCAGAGCACGGACTCGGCCTCTCCTCGCGAGGCTCGTGTCTCGAGGTCCACCGTCTGTTGGGGAACGGCGAGCGTGGCGCGGCCGTCTGCCGTGGCGAGAAGGCTCCGAGCCAGCGCCGACACGGTGGATTCATCGACGGAGGGCTGGTTTTTCACCACGCGCACCTGGAGGTCCACCGCGTCGGGTCGGGTGAAGAGCGCGAAACGGAGCGGCTCGGCACCGGGCCCGGTCTCCACGGTGAGGGGGACCTGCTCACCCTCGGACAGATCCGTGATGGGGACGATGATCAGCGAGCCGTCATCCATGGGCACCAGTTGGAGTCGTTTCTCGTCCGCGGGGAGCGTCACGGCTCCGCGCTTCAGGGGAGCTTCGAACAGGAGGAGCGAGGCCACGCCCGCGCGCACCTGCAACTCCAGCGGCGGCACCTGCTCGGGATGGATGGGGACCACGAGCATGCGCCGGCGAATCCACGGCGAGTCCAACCGGACCTGTGCGGCGGCCGGGGCGGAGAGCAGGAGGGACAGAACGAGGAGCCAGGAACCAGGGCGCACGTGGGACTCACAGGGCAGGCGCGCAGGGTAGGGGAGGCCCATTCGTGGGGCAAGGACAAACCCACTTGTGCCGTCACCTCGTTGGAGTAGACTCCTGAGGTGAGGAGCGTGCAATGACCACGGCTCTAACTACAGGCCGCAGACGCCCGCGGTCTCAGTGCCACCCTGATGGTTTCCAGCACCAGCTGCATTTCCAGCAGACCCTCTGGGGGCAAAGCGGGCTCCTACGAGAAGACGCGTCCCCGTGCTCTCGCGGTCCAATAAAACAAGAAAGACATCACCCCGCGACTCCTGACCTTGCTGGCAGGTCAACTGTCCCCAAAAGAACGCTCTTCTCCACATACACCATGGCTGCCTTTCATCCACAGCAATGACCCAGCTATCCCCCTTGAAATCTAGTCCAAGCAGCCATAGCTATTCATATTCTTGATCAAGAAAACCTTGATGATGGCCAATTCCTAGTTGACCGGGTGAAACATGAAGAGTCTTGGAACGTCCGTTCTCGGTGCGGTTGCGTTGGCGTCTCTGCTGGGTGCTTGTGGACCCGCCATGGAGGGCGAGGAGTTCGAAGGCGGCGAGTCCACGGTGGCGCCGGCCAAGGAGCACAATGCTCCTGATTTCTCCGATCCTGACGCGTTCGAATTCGTGGAGACAAGGGACGTGCATGCACAGGCTCTCCTCGGCGATCTGGGCAATGCGATAGGCTCCCCTGTTGCCACCTACTCTGCTATCAGCACGACCTCCAATCAGTGGAGCGTCAGTTGCAATTTTGGGGGGTCACGAGACATCTCCTACGTCTGGACGGCGCCCGCGACGGGGTCGTACACCTTCAGCACCATTGGCTCGAACTTCGACACCGTCCTCCAGATTCGCAATTATAGAAACGCCTCGGAGATCCTTGGCTGCAATGACGATTATCATACCACGGAACAATCGAGACTCGTCTTCGACAGCCTCCCCAAGGGCACTGCCCTGTTGATCATCATTGAGGCCTATGACGGCAGCAGCACCAACCAATACGGTAACTACGCCCGACTGAACATCTACAAGAATTAGCTCTTGGCAAGCCTGGAGTAGAGGCCGCTCGCGAGTGGCC
The sequence above is drawn from the Archangium gephyra genome and encodes:
- a CDS encoding serine/threonine protein kinase, translating into MSPPLHPHQLRPGHHLRDFLIVRRLGVGGFSFVFLVERAGRRYSLKMAARPASKEDEDRVDDWMRREVTSLEHLEHPHLLPVLERGRWPDPEKGYAYFVTPHVSGITFHDWRWRKRVPLQRAMGALCELLKTLEVLHERGICHRDVKAENLLVREGDDALFLIDFGAVHLPCASALTDGLAPGTLHCQPPEAVLFLAALLSADPPRDARLEARPAADLYAVGVLLYETLTNCRPFSTRVPLEQLLATIASTPPLEPGRLAPGAPESLCGLTLRLLAKEPAQRPPSAGAVREELNRLLGEEGQTAAWQAPAQLPSECTRVRELFPDVDLLEEPREELAEPELSDPPRENAPPAREERTSKRLWRLTALALGLGVLGLGWMLLRAEPTAPVTPAHSEKGTPPMPPLATEAPDTSSTPPQTGSRRCALLSSLLGVATAQLLGCATAPVRPDPISYLASCSPEARATPVKLGIKPDEQGSFIEPESGTPVSDESIEDGGALNIKPGPITASIFVEMNGQELYLKITGEAVTTPNRVYIQFDRLYLSDGTMYPICGVAVDGKHQYGIPTYAKLPMHGAKVDPARVDKSPGSAVLNDPRFETVLQGPEGYYVPRVDLAPPDWR
- a CDS encoding DUF2381 family protein; translation: MRPGSWLLVLSLLLSAPAAAQVRLDSPWIRRRMLVVPIHPEQVPPLELQVRAGVASLLLFEAPLKRGAVTLPADEKRLQLVPMDDGSLIIVPITDLSEGEQVPLTVETGPGAEPLRFALFTRPDAVDLQVRVVKNQPSVDESTVSALARSLLATADGRATLAVPQQTVDLETRASRGEAESVLWVERRFFATVAMRSRKKGSSPWRLVQARLRATLADGVLLEWPAHLFSGEAGPVRQRHILSGVLPEGASLLDLALDGEDSPGAFQPLPLEEVRTHP